The DNA region TCGCAACCGGCTTGTCGTTCGGAGAACCGAATGAGGGCATCACGCGACCCTCGCCAGATAGATGAAGACCTCGTCGAGGTCGCGGCACTTGAAGCGCTCGGCGAGCTCGCCCGGACGCCCCATCGCGACGACGCGGCCGCGGCTCATGATCACGACGAAGTCGCAGAGCTGCTCGACCTCGGTCATGTTGTGCGAGGACAGCAGGATGGTGGCGCCGCGGCGCTTTTGATAGGCGCGCAGCCGGCTGCGCACCCACTCGGCACGGTCAGGGTCGAGCGATGCCGTCGGCTCGTCGAGCAGCAGCACGTCCGGGTCGTTGATCAGCGCCTTCGCGACGGCGACGCGGGTCTTCTGCCCGGCCGAGAGCCGCCCGGTGACGCGGTCGAGCACGTCGCCGAGCTCGAAATCCTCGATCAGTTCCTCGACCCGCGCCTTGAGATTGGCGACGCCATAGAGCCGTCCGAACACAGTCAGGTTCTGCCGCACGGTGAGCCGTCCCGGCAATGCGACATAGGGGCTTTCGAAGTTCATCCGGCTGAGCACCTTGTGACGCTCGGTCGCCATGTCGTGGCCGAGCACCATGGCGCGGCCGAAGCTTGGCACCACCAGGCCCATGATCATCGCGATGGTGGTGGTCTTGCCGGCGCCGTTGCCGCCGAGCAGGCCGACGGTCCAGCCCCTCGGCACGTTGAAGTTCACGTCGTCGACGGCCCAATGGGTGCGGTACTTCTTGCAGAGGTCCTCGACCGCGATGGCCGGCGCCTCATCGATACCGAGGCTGACAGGCGCATTGTCCTGCGCGGGGGTGGCGTCTGGCGACACCGGTGTCAGATGTCTGCGGGGCAAAAAGCGTTCGATGCGGCTCATGGATGTCTCCCCTTACTCGCCCATGGTGAGCAGGCCGCCCTTGTGGCGGGCGCTCTGCAACAGGGCAACGAATGTGGCGAAGCCCAAGCCGAGATAGACGGCATTGAGCGCGAGCCCTTCGATCATCAGGTCGGTGCGGAAGGTGCCGTCGAGCAGCACGGCGCGCATGCCCTCGAACACATAGGTCGGCGTCAGCGACCAGGCGACCGGATGCAGCCAGGCCGGCAGCGCCTCGACCGGATAGTAGACGCAGCATAGCGGCAGCAGCACGATCATGATCGAGTAGGCGAGGCTTTCGGCACCGAGACCCTGGCGGATCACGAGGCCGGCGACGACGAGCCCGATCGCCCAGCTGGTCAGCACGAGGTTGAGGAAGAACGCGATCAACCCCGGCCCCATCGCAAAGACATTGAAGCCAAACAGCAGCAGCGTCAGCAATGTCACCGGCAACGTGCCGATCACCAGCCGGATCAGGCTCATCAGCATCAGCGAGGCCGCAAGCTCGAACGGCTGTAGCGGGCTCATCATCAGGTTGGCGAGATTGCGCGACCAGATCTCCTCCAGGAAGGTGAAGGTGAAGCCGAGCTGGCCGCGAAACAGCACGTCCCAGAGCAGGACGGCGCCGAGCAGCAGGCCGGCGGTCGAGGCCATCGCCGACTTGCTCTGATAGAGGTAGGTGTAGAGGAAACCCCACACCAGCATCTGCATCGCCGGCCAGTAGATGATCTCGAGCAGCCGCAGCCATGACGAGCGCAGGATGTAGTAATAGCGCGCCGTCATGGCGGCGATGCGGTTCAGTGACTGTGTCATGGCATCCATCCGTGTGGCCGGCATTAGTCGATCTCGCGGCGGATCGGGCGGCGCTTGCCGACCTTGGGCGGAAACGCCAGCAGCGCGTTGGCCTGCACCCGGACCGGATGCTCGAGGCAGGCTGCGAGCAGATCCTCGAGATGCGCGACCGAGCCGTGCAGCCGTGACATCGGCGTATCCTGGCCGAGCACGACGCGCGCCTCGACGAGGTCGACGCCGCGTTGCACGATCTCGAACTGCGCCAGATGCAGATTGCAGTCGAACATCCAGCGATAGGTCGCATCCAGAATGCTGCCCGCCGGGACCTTGCGGCCGTCGCGGTTGACGAAGGCGTCGTTGAGCCGGCCGTCGATGCTGGCGATCTGCGACCAGTTGATATCAGACGGCGCAGGGTTGGCCGGCTGGGTGATGTAGTCGCCCTGCACGTAGCGGATGAACGGCATCGCCTCGTTGAGCAAATTGGTGATCACGGCGATGCCGGACTGGCCGGCAGCCTGCGGCGCCATCGTGACGGGGTCGAGCACGTCGAGATGCACGGTGTCCTCGCAGACGTGATACTGGCCGTCGGGCATCTCGAGCGCGATCCGCGTCGCCTCCTCGGAGGAATATTCGTCGAGCACGGGCACGCCGAGCTGGCGCGACCATTCCGCGCGCGCAGTGCGCGAGGAATATTCCGAATGCGTCACCGCGAGATTGAGCGAGGAACGGAACTCGTCGACATGCGGCATCAGCGCGTCGAGGCTCGACGGATAGAGCGAGAGGATCTTCGGCCCGAGATAGCGCAGATGCTGGGCGACGCGCGCCGGCGGGATCAGGTTCGAGATGAAGGCGGTCGGATAGTCGCCGCCGATCGAATCGAACCACCACGGCACGGTGTAGACATGGGCGAGCAGATCCTCGGCGCGGTAATTGCCGCCGCTCTGCATCGCGAACTGGCGGACGCCCTGGATGGTGTCGGTGATCACCGCGTCATAGTCGACACGGATCAGCAGGGTCTGGCCGGACGAGCCCGATGAGCGCGTCGGAAACAGATTCTCCGGCTTGTACTTCTTGTTGACGCACTGC from Bradyrhizobium sp. B124 includes:
- a CDS encoding ABC transporter permease, encoding MTQSLNRIAAMTARYYYILRSSWLRLLEIIYWPAMQMLVWGFLYTYLYQSKSAMASTAGLLLGAVLLWDVLFRGQLGFTFTFLEEIWSRNLANLMMSPLQPFELAASLMLMSLIRLVIGTLPVTLLTLLLFGFNVFAMGPGLIAFFLNLVLTSWAIGLVVAGLVIRQGLGAESLAYSIMIVLLPLCCVYYPVEALPAWLHPVAWSLTPTYVFEGMRAVLLDGTFRTDLMIEGLALNAVYLGLGFATFVALLQSARHKGGLLTMGE
- a CDS encoding ABC transporter ATP-binding protein, whose amino-acid sequence is MSRIERFLPRRHLTPVSPDATPAQDNAPVSLGIDEAPAIAVEDLCKKYRTHWAVDDVNFNVPRGWTVGLLGGNGAGKTTTIAMIMGLVVPSFGRAMVLGHDMATERHKVLSRMNFESPYVALPGRLTVRQNLTVFGRLYGVANLKARVEELIEDFELGDVLDRVTGRLSAGQKTRVAVAKALINDPDVLLLDEPTASLDPDRAEWVRSRLRAYQKRRGATILLSSHNMTEVEQLCDFVVIMSRGRVVAMGRPGELAERFKCRDLDEVFIYLARVA